Genomic segment of Dromiciops gliroides isolate mDroGli1 chromosome 3, mDroGli1.pri, whole genome shotgun sequence:
ttctcttggtttaattcccTCCACACACACCCAATAACACCAGAAGATTGGACTATGCCATCTCATCTATGCCTGAGTTCCAtttcccctcctatatgcctattgccatggacatctcaatcctatgcatctgattaagcctgtgtgatgtttaaaatctaaatgtattgtctaaaaaaatctaatgtgttgttgccttaaattagaagctttagcaccagtctttgggcattaagcatttattaaaacatactaggtattagaaaaaaaagaacacgtggagttaagaaaagggctatctagcctagagttctagcctggtctggttcttcctcaaggcCTCTGCaaagagcctgcttcaaccacaaacttccttcaaactgagtgtggaagattttaataggtctggagcagaggcggtccttacacagtgcttcaagctgattggaaggtgtcatccaaatccattggttcattggacttgaaagtggtctcaagttgagttcaaagtccttagcttctgagagcaataccttcttaagggctagccatgTGTGGTTACAatttaattaacttgaagtaaactaatcagcaaagtcaatcactctcacttaattcagtccatttagattaatctccaggtgggcctttgagttatctgccaaatcacattattttctcgcacctgactcagtttcccctcaacaCAGTACATTGAGTAAAACACTTAGAGTGCACACCCTCCCTAAAAGTTTTCCTAGGACAAAGTAATTCCAGTTCATTCAATTGATTCAGCTATGTCTTGGACTGAAAGCCTTTCACTATCATGGGtgaactcctttgctttcttaGTTTGGGGTACTCAGAAGTGAATATCATCCTGTAGATGTGACCTGACCAGAATACAATATATAGAACATAAGCATCTCAATTATTATCAAGATCCCAATGCTTTTCTCTGCCTTGCTACATCATTTTCTCATAAAGCCTTCACATTAATTTAAACCACcaatctttttcagacaaactgcttaAGAATTGCCTTACATATCTTGCTACTTATTGAACTTAGGTGTAAGACTTTTCTACTTATAACATTTAATCTTCGTTCAGGATGTTACTTGTCACTCAGCTTTGGGTCAGGAACAAGTTTGATAAGCTTGCTACCTTTATTTTATCTAATCTCATATTTATTTCATCAGCACTACAGTAAGCAGAGAGTTCCATGGAATTTTACAAGCCATCCTCCTATAAAGTCAGTTAATGCATAAACAATACACCATAGATTTCAGCCATTTAACCTGTTGTTAATAATTTTCTTAGTCCACATCTTCCCATCTTTTATACTAGAAGAGCATGAGGTGTTCTATCAAATACCTTCCTTCAGTATACATACACATCCAACTAcatactttctttctctctatacaCATACGTActgacatacatgtatatatgtgtatatagagaacATGTAGAAAAGGAAATATTGATCACAAAgatcacatatgcatatacaatatacacatgtacatgcatatatatacaaatatttatgtatacacaaacatatatatatattatatatatgctttTACATAATAcctatgaatgtatatatgtatttctctTTGGTATCAAAGCTCTTTTAATCACTCCTTGACCCCTAGtatttaagcaaaaaaaaaatgatactgcTTGGCAGAGAAAATAGCAGTGAAACAATGGATTAGCTCTATCTTTGCCCTATAATAATTATTGCCCAACCAACCAGCCTAATTCTCCTGAACCTTCTTGAatcatcttcttttctctcatttttctctcattttggGGGGATTCCATCTTGCTTTCCATTAAAGCTTCCAATCACTTTGAACTTTTGTATTGAAGAGCTTATCCTTATAGTTCCATCTtctagatcaagggttcttaacttttgtgtgtgtgtgtagagatgcatacatgtgtgttcaTGCTAATGTGTATGCGCCATGCCGTGTGTATGATGGACTCCTTTGACAGTATGGTGAAGACAATGACCCCTACATCAGCTTCATAttatgaaatgcataaaatatgttcTACTACAAAATTAAACAACTTTTTGAATGCAGcctccatatgtatgtatgtagatacatGTAAATGCATATGAATATGTGGATAAGCTCCTGTGTTAGAACTAAGACTTAAAACTTTAGTTGATAGGTAAGTAACCTTTGTGCATCCCCACATCAGTGACTATATGACACCACACTTGTTTCCCTCTTGGTCTTCATAATTCATTTTTGATTGTTTCTCAGCCCATCGAGGATATCTTCCCCTACTGACTTTGAATCCCTAGGATACTACCCATGTGTCTTCTGAATGCTGTGAAGTCTACTCTACTCAAACTTGGCAACCTCTCTGACATCTCTGCTTCTCCTTCCTGTAACATCAATTACAGGAGGAAGGATGCTTGTTTCACATTTATTCTGGTAAATGTTCTGGCTAACCATTGTATTATTGATCCCTTGAGGGCAAGGTTGTTTATTACTAGAATTTGATTTCCAGGACCTAGCTGAATATTTTGTGAATGGTAGGTCCTTCATTCATATTTTCTGACTGGGATTGAATTTTAAATTGTCTCTGGAAAAACAGATCCATGGAACCAACTCTGTTTATAATGAGGAAAATTAAGATTGTGTTTTGCTATTTAATAACAAATATTTCTCTGTGatccattcttttcttcattttgacAGATACCACTTCTAAAGGACaggaagtttcttttttcttttctttctttttttttggtgaggcaattggggttaagtgacttgcccagggtcacacagctagtaagtatcaagtgtctgaggctggatttgaactcaggtcctcctgaatccagggccagtgctctatccactgcaccacctagctgcccctcattatctCTTTAAAGCAAAATAATCAATTAAATCTTTAACAGTTTTCAAAGTTTTTGACCACTTATTAGCAGCTCAATTCACATTCAAATATCATCCACATTAAAgagattttacttttttaatagaatttctgCAATagtttcaaaatttaaaaaaaggggggggtggctaagtggtggagtggataaagcaccggccctggattcaggagtacctgagttcaaatctggcctcagacgcttaacacgtactagctgtgtgaccctgggcaagtcacttaaccccaattgcctcactaaaaaaaataaataaataaaaaggggggggcaactaggtggtgcagtggatagagcaagggccctggattcaggagtacctgagttcaaatccggcctaagccacttaacacttactagctgtgtgaccctgggcaagtcacttaaccccaattgccccacaaaaaaaaaaaattttttaaatagaaaacacaACAATAAGATATACCACATTATGGatctaaaaaaagaaacaaaacttattaCCAATCAGATGggaggaaccaagatggcagagagaaaccaggaagttgcctgagttctcccaagtttccctgaaaaactatattaaatcaagcatctaaacagattctggagatATAGAACCAACAGTTACActgagagacacaatcttctaaCTCAAGATAAtctagaagactttaggaaaagtctgtctcacttcaggaaaaaaaaaagaaagtgcagctcagctcagcacagcatggaggtggcctgggcaagtcagcaagaagTTCCTGGCCATAGCAAAGATTAGCAGCTGagaccccttggtcctggctcagcaggctggtggtacAGCAGGCCAATTGTGAGACATGACAaccctggctgagagggcaatCTTTCacctagagaaccacccacaggactgGTGTGACTAGGTCAAGCCATCACTGCACGGAGAGAAAGCTCAGGGTAGTGGGGAATACAAAAGtcacagaggcctcagaacagaaaacCAGTGACCGGGCCCCTATGCCCAGAAAAAGAAGCTTACAACaatgacccctgtgccccaggaatggacctcaactttaaaaagtcaaaaaataggctacaatatgagtaagtaGCAGGAAAGGACCATTACCATTGAGAACAtctatgatgacagggaagacaCAAAACATAAACTCAATAAGAACAGTAcagtcaaaatgcctacatgtgaagccccaAGGggaaaggtgaattggtctcgAGACAAAAGAAAAGGCTTTTGGAAGAgcgaaaaaaaaaaggatattaaaaatcaaatgagagaggtagaattaaaaatggggaaagaaattagagaaatgaaagttatgcagtccagacaccatattccaggagaTTATCAAGAACTGCCTTGAtgttgtagaatcagaggataaaattgtcattgaaagaatccaccaatcacctcctgaatgagactccaaaaggaaaactccaaggaatattctagccaaattccagaattatcagataaaggagaaaatactaaaagcagcaagaaagaaacaattaaaatatcataaagccacagtcaggattacacaggacctggcagcttcaacattaaaggatcagaattCTTGGAGTaggatattctagaaggcaaaggagcttggactgcaacAAAGAATCAACTGCCCACCAAAACTGATAATTcttttttaggggaaaagatggacaatcAAAGAagtaggggactttcaaggtttcctgaagaaaagaccagaactgaacagaaaatctcatcttcaaatacaagagtcAAGAAAAgtgtaaaaaggtaaacaggaaaaaatagttattcaataatattaaactgtttacatccctacaggggaagataatacttacaaCTCTtcagaactgtatctctatttggacagatAGGAGTACACATAGAGGGTATatgtataaattgactttgatgtgatgacataattGTACTCATATAAATTCATTGATTTCTGGTGGCATTTAGATTCCCAAGCATTTTGTAGTGTTTACAGTTATTTCAATGAAATGTCTCCATCtctttcatttggatttttttagtATTATATGGAAATGTTGTTGATTTCTGTGAGATTATTTTGTATGccgtaatttttctaaagttgttaattatataaaataattgattAATTAGTATTCTTCAAgtatggtgagagggctgagtccttggcaggggggagactacaggggtctatgctggtgctgaggcagaacttgggtttttcacccctgctgggaaccagcaggtaagcttgagtagcagtggcccaggtgggggaggggcacaggcttgtgggatctgacaaccacaacaaagatggttgattagcatgttggtctggggtcatcaatggaccagggaacaggccaggcaagtgaagaacctgatcctccttaaatcatactacctgggagtTCTGAAACTTTGGATactgtagcctggaaacagtgtcccactttaaggagctaacagtcaagtaaaagaaaggcaagatgagcagacagagaaaggtgaggaccatagaaagtttcttcagtgataaggaagatcaaggtgcaccctcagaggaagatgtcaacgtgagggcccctatatctaaagtttccaagaaaaatattaattggtctcaggccatagaaacattcaaaaaggactttgaagttgaagtaagagaggtagaggaaaataatagagagagaaatgagggtgatgtaggaaagacatgagaaaaaagtcaacagcttgaaaagtcagattggccaaatggaaaaggaggtacaaaagctctctgatgaaaatcactgcctaaaaattagtattgaacaaatggaagctagtgactttgtgagaaaccaagacacaataaagcaaatccaaatgaataaaaaaaatacagggcaatGTGAAAGATCTGGGGGAAACTGCTGGCTTGGAAAATAGGTTGAGGacagataatctgaaaattattggtctacctaaaaaccatgatcgggggcagctagatggtgcagtggttaaagcaccggccctggattcaggagtacctgagttcaaatctggcctcagacacttgacacttactagctgtgtgatcctgggcaagtcacttaacccccattgcctgcaaaaaaaaaaaaaaaaaaaaccatgatcaaggaaagagcttagacatcatcttccaagatattctcagggaaaattgccctgaaattctagaagcagaagctaaagtagaaattgaaagaatccattggtcACCTTccgaaagagatccccaaaggaaaactcctagcaatattatagccaaattccagagctctcgggtcaaggagaaaatattgcaagctgccaaaaagaaagaattcaagtactgtggagccccagtcaggatagcacaagatctagcagcctctacattaaaggactggagggcatgaaatatgatattccagagggcaaagcaattgggattacaaccaagaatcacctacccagcaaaactgagtataatcattcagaggactttaatgaaaaagaaaactttcaggtattcatggaaaatacctgaactgaatggcaaatctgactttcaaatacaagaccctagagaaccataaaaaattggagctgggggatatacctggggtcatgcagtgggtgactgtcttgtgtctgaggctgggttttggctgtgatccccctgggtccagggtggatgctttgtccactgtgtcacctagctgccccaaaatgacatctttagggttaaactgaggggtgaggggaaagcacttggggagggggaaggacagaggtgaaatcctacatgaaagaaacaggtaAAGTTTATGGAGTTGGAGaaaggatgggggaggagcagggcagtaaatgaattttacactcctcAGAAAAGggtcaaagaccttaaactcattagagtttcctcaaggagggattaatatacacactcaactgggtggattactctatttaaactgggcagtaaatgagcctaacactcatcagaattgactcaaagacctcaatctcatcagaattggctcaaggagggaataacatgcacaatCAATTAGGTAAAGTAATCTCtcttaaccctgcaggaaaagagggggggaaggggataaagagagagggtcaaaagaaggtagggcagactggggaaggggacagacagaagcaaagcccatttgaagagggataggatgaaagaagatggataatagaataaatatcatggggaagggaataggatgaaaaggaaacagttaacaatagtaatcataaaaaagagaaaatgggaaaattgtacaaaaaatagttatagcaactctttgtggttgctaagatttgagaatcaagggaatgtccatcaattgaggaatgactgaagaagctgtggtatatgactgtggtagaatggtcttgtgctataggaaatgataaacaggatgatcccagaaaaacctggaaagactaatgaacattgatgtatagtgaagtgagcagagctgggaggacattgtgcatagcaacagcagtattattctatgagcaatgtgaatgatttaactactctcagcaatgtaatgatccaagacaatcccaagggactaatgatgaagcatactatccacctccatagaaagaactgatgaaaagagcacttgtggattttacatatgtaacctggttgctgtcttgtggagagggaaggaaggggagggagggaagcagaaaaatttggaactctaaatcttgtgaaaatgaatgttgaaaactacccttacctgtaacttgaaaaaaataaatgtttgttgaaagaaaaaaaaaatcccacctgcTCCTAAtgtatgatttttgtgatatattattgCAATTTTCTTTCAACAATGttatgtgaattaaaaaaaataatattcattaaggaaattgatctatagttttcttcgTTTGTCTTTGcccttcctggtttaggtatcagcacttATTTTATAGGACTCCTTCCTGACGTATTTTCTAAAATACTTAATGTAGTATTAGAGTTATATGGTGgttggggcagttgggtggtgcagtggataaagcaccatccctggattcaggaggacctgagttcaaatccagcctcagatacttgacacttactagctatgtgaccctgggcaagtcacttaaaactcattgctctgcaaaaaaaaaaaatagaactatatGGTTTTCAAATTAACTTCTAATCTTGTGCTGGGGGTAAAATGAATTGGGGCTATCCTACAGAGGCAGCCCTCTGCTGACCTATTCAGGGGAGTAAGTACCCTTGCTATGGCCCTGTTCAGGGGCTTGCTGCATTACTGGTAGCTTGTTGAGCTGTGGTTAGCAAATATGTGGCCTGAACTGTATTGCATTCTCCTTTTAGGCAGGATTTTCCTGCAGACATTTTAAGTTAACGTCAGTGGAAAACTGTTCCATACCAttcttttgtttcatcattttgaGGAGTTATTTCATGgatgtttggaggagaatttgaAAGAGTTCAGTGGAGTTCCTTCTTTATTTGAGCATCTTAGTTCAGCCTTTCACTTACTTCATATTTTTAGATACATTCAATCTTACTCTTACAACCATAGATCAATTTGGAAGAATTTGAGTCAGCTAAAATCCACCTGGGGCATTATTTGTGATAATTTCATCTCTGTGACCAAAGAATATTGACAAAAAAATGAGAGTTTTACCTTACTCCATAGGCTCTAGTATGTTAAAGatctagggaagagaaaaaatagaaagggctAGCAGAAGAAAGAAGTATAGGTAGGTAGTAAAATGAACAATAATTTGTGTTGAAGAACACAAAAAGGAAGAATAGGAGGGATGCTAGGGACTTTATAGTTCCATATTATAGCAACTCAAGGACCTTGACCTTGAATAGTATAGAATCCCTAGGTCTTTAATACTCATTATAAAGTAGATAATGTAGAGACTCCCTTAATGGTTGTACAGAGTACATTCATTTGTGTGATATTGGATTGATAAAGTGGGGTTGGGGACTGAGACTGAGGGCTAATTTGAGAAATCATAGGATTTCACAGATGGAAGGGACTCCAGAGGACCCTGAgttaactctattttttttttattttgtgaggcaattggggttaagtgacttgcctagggtcacacagccagaaagtgttaagtgtctgaggccagatttgaactcaggtactcctgactgagggccagtgctctatccactgcaccatctagctgccccgagttaaCTCTATTTTACAAGTCCATCACCATTGACACCACAAAATGGCAAATTGTCACAAGCAGGTATATTGAGCTCATGTCTTTAGTAAAATTTCTTGTCAGATTGATGATCTTGAGATTTGTCTCCACTGAGAGGGAACAGTTAAATAAgattaacaataatgataacaataataatatacctaacatttatacagcattttaagtttcttaaagcattttgaaatatCATATCTTGGGATCTTGACAAGAACTGTGGGAGATAGGTATTATTCTTGCCCCCAATATGCAAATGATGATACTGAGGCTAAGTGAATATCCAAGCCTTATATAGCCACTAAGTATCTGATGCAGAATTTGTACTCATGACTTCTTGACTGcaaggtccagaactctatctactacatcagcTAAACATATTGTGCCAGGATTTTATTTTACAAGAAGCTTTATCCTTTTCCAAAAAGCCAAGGAGTACTTAAGGATTTCAGAGTCACTGACAATGAGAACAAAGGGGCTACAAGCTGGAAAGCAGGCAGCTAAGAAGGCAGAGGTGTGAACCAGCCAGAAAGTCACCTTCCCCAGATATATGTACAATGTTAAAATAGCATTTAGTGAGTAAAAAGATACAAACATACTGACCAACAGTAGAATAGTTTGGGTGGCTTTGGTCTCAGGGGAGCTGGTAGGTGTGATGGTATTGTGATGAATATACTTCACTCTCTGGTGGTGTCTACACAAGACAAAGACCATATACCCACTGGTCCCAATCAGGATTGCTACACAAAAAACATCAGGAAAGGATATTGTGAATATGTATAGTGTAGCATTAAGTGGAACATCAGTTTTAAGAGAACAATAAATgaaatcatttctttcagtaATGTTTTTGGTTCTATTTGGGCTTTTGATATATAAAAGAGTAAGGTAATGTGCCACCAGATTTAAAGTCCAGCACCAGAAACAGATTGAGACAATCGACTTTAGGCCTCTAGCTTTGAGGTCTGCCCATCTAGAGCTTCTAGAACTTAGAGTGATGGCTTGAAAGGTACTCAGGAGGCAGGTGGTGCAGAGAGAAAGGCCACGGGCCACTCGGTGAAGGTAAAACACAAGTTTACATCCTATATCATCCAGGAAATTGTTGAACCCAAAAGCAGCCATTATCTGAGGGATCCCTTTGGATAGAAGCACCAAGTCATTGGCTAAGGTCAAATTGGAGAGAAGGAAGTGGATAATTCTCAGCCTGGGATCAATGAAGAAGGTGATGGAATAAAGGCCCAGGAGGAAGGAATTCCCCAGGGCCCCAAATGCAGTCTGAAACAGAAAAAGGACCCCCAAGATTATGTCACTAGAagtcatatttttgttgttgatgggATGTAAGTAGTTGTCACAACCAGTGCATCCTTGATTGTTGAGAAACATAATGTGTAGAAGATATTCCTGAAatgttttttgtcctttatttcaCCATGAACCATTCATTCCATCCAAAAGAATCTGATGAAAATATCTCTTTTTCTGCTATCTGAAGGACCATTGAGAGGATAGTTTTGATTAGAAAGTTTCTGTTGTCTTTTTTATCCCCTTCAATTCTAGGAAATTCTTCTTTGAAACATTTGGGTTGAGGTCATCATTGGTGAAATGGTTAAATTATGCAATCTGTATAAGGTAGTAGTAGATGCCTTAGTACCTAGATGATGCCTATTACTTAGTAACCAGTACCTAGAATGTAACAGAATTGTTAGTTGCAGCTGTGATGTCATGAAATCTAACCCTATTGTATGTTAGGTTTCATAGTACTATATCTAATAGGGTTTggtttttaatgtctttcctcattaCAGCAACCACTGGAATTAGGTGCTCAGTAAtactacattttgttttatttttctacagGTGATAGAGACAAGAAAAATCTAATACTTGCATTCCCAGCCATCTTTCTCTTTGTCAACTACCctataattctctttctctgtctctctttttcagtctgtctctctttttctttctctttccctctctctgctcATGCCTAAGTTTAGTGTTTGAGGTAACAATTCTttataataaatgtatatgtggggcagctaggtggcacaatggttagagcactggccctggattcaggaggacctgagttcaaatcagacctcagagacttgacacttcctagctgtgtgaccctgggcaagccacttaagcccCTTTGCCtggccaaagagagagagagagagagagaaaagaaaagcaaaaaatctcAATACATGGTATtagtatttctccttccttttctctttctgttttttttttcattattacttttgagggggtagctagttggcaaagtggataaaccATCAGCCCTAGTTTCAGGAggccttaattcaaatctggcctcagacatctgatacttactagctatttgaccctgggcaagtcacttaatttccccacaaaacaaaacaaaacagtattatTACTTTTGAGGTTCTTGACCATTTACCCattcatattattttcacttttacttTTCTAGGTGTAAAAATGTCATTTTGGTAGTATCATTACTATAGCACACAATGAGTaaattaatacaaataataaggttgtttttgttttacttactCTTCATACTTATGATAATTAACATGTCTTCaagtctgtttttatttattctaaaaGTATTTCATTGTTGGATTCCTTTGATTTGTTTAGAAATATTCATAGACATACtactaaatattttgttgttttttttaactactGGAATTATTTTGAATGTTATTTCTGTTTCtagctcttttccctttctcctcctaaatctatttttaaCCTTGCTGACATTATTCTGCTACATTCTTATCCTAAAAATTTCCTCAGTATTTTGGGCTTTCTATTGTTGGAACATCCCTATCACATGAGAGCACTTGAATTCACTCATCAGGGCTCATTTTTAGCAATGGGAAGAGGCTGTACCTGCTTTATCCCCACCTCACCTGTTGCCTCAGACTCTTGAGACATTGCTACCTTGGTACCTCTCCCCAACCTCATTTTCAATTCCCTTTTATATGcggtcttctcccattagaatgtgagttctttgagtaTAGGAACTTCTTTAtaacttatatttgtatcccaagcacttagcaacATTTGTGGAATGGACTAAGCTCTTAAATATTTATTACCCTTTTGACTGTCAGATTTTGTTGGTTTTCTGGAGGAATGCcaataatttttgtaaatttattttgtatcctgcaaattattaaatttattatttgtttaaatcAATTTTTTTGACTCCTTGGAATGTCCTAAAacataatttgtaaaatgatattttaaacatCTCTTTGAGCTTacttttttcagttctttatttCTAATCTTTTTGCTGCATCTGGCATTTGTAGCATTGGGTTAAATAGTAGTGGTAATGGTAAATATCATTGATTTACCCCATATCTTATtgaaaaggttttaaaatttaatctataATGTTTTTatgtttgctcttggttttaggtagatgatTTTCACTATGttggaaaatgtatttttcacTGTTTTATAAAATTGTAAATAGATATTAATGCTATATTTTCTCAGATGCCCTTTTAGTATCtatgtttaaaataatattttatttatgattaTCACTATttcttatgtttgtttgttttttggtgaagcaatgagggttaaatgacttgcccagggtcaaacagctgggaagtgtcaagtgtctgaggctggatttgaactcaggtcctcccaaatccagagccagggctttatccactgtaccccttTGCTGCCCCCTATATCTtatgttttaataagatttccaTTATGTTCAATCAGTGCTATCTTGCAGGTATAAACATAACCTGGTAGAAACATAACAGTCTTAGTATATATTCTAATACGTTTCAGTAGGCTACTTGTTAATTTTTACTAATATTGTgtcaatgttcattagggataattttatatattttctttctcttttctctctaatttTTGTATCAAAACCAAATTCATAAACAGAAAGAGATTGGAAGGATCTCATCTTCTCTATTGTAAATTACTGTAAGAATTTCTAATTATTGTAAAAAGTTGTATAGtattataattcattttttttaattcttgttaatcgtttgtttgttttggggggatttttttgtgaggcacttgggg
This window contains:
- the LOC122751997 gene encoding vomeronasal type-1 receptor 4-like, encoding MTSSDIILGVLFLFQTAFGALGNSFLLGLYSITFFIDPRLRIIHFLLSNLTLANDLVLLSKGIPQIMAAFGFNNFLDDIGCKLVFYLHRVARGLSLCTTCLLSTFQAITLSSRSSRWADLKARGLKSIVSICFWCWTLNLVAHYLTLLYIKSPNRTKNITERNDFIYCSLKTDVPLNATLYIFTISFPDVFCVAILIGTSGYMVFVLCRHHQRVKYIHHNTITPTSSPETKATQTILLLVSMFVSFYSLNAILTLYIYLGKVTFWLVHTSAFLAACFPACSPFVLIVSDSEILKYSLAFWKRIKLLVK